TTTTCCGTCGCATCCGAAGGTTTCCTTAAATTGTATCCAACTCGTCAGCATTATTTCGTAGATCGTGTTGCCCGCCTCGGGCTTGGTGAGCTGAACCAGGAGGCGCACGACCTCGACAGGAGTGTAGAACTCCCCGCCTTTCTTGCCTGCGCTGTCGGCAAAATACTTGATAAGGTATTCATAAGCCGCGCCCAGCAGGTCGGGGAATTCGAAATTGTCATTGACCAACACGAATTGAGGTTGGTTGAAATGGTCCAGCAGGTCTTTCCACTTCTGGTCGGGGATCTTGGTCTTGCCTTTGACGGCGTTGAAATCGATGTTGTTCTTGAGCACTCCGGCGAGGGCATCGTTTTCGTCTTCAATCGCAGCTATCGCCTTATTGAGCATATTGCCGATATCGTATTTCAGGTCCTTCAGCGCTGGAACCGTTTCGCCGTTTTCGTCGATCCACGACTGATGCCAGCGAGCGCGCACAGGAACAAAGAAGGTCTCGCCGTAAGATGTCTTGTCCTCAAGGAGCTCGTCAATCAGTTCGGGCCTATCTTTCAGATGAGCAAAGGACTCATGAACCAAGTGTTCGCGCCTGAGATCGAACTCATCCGATAAACGCTTAAGAAATAGCATGCCGAATATGAATTCTTTGAACTCCGAAGCATCCATGCTGCCACGCAGGATATCGGCAGCCCTGAGAAGGAAGTGCTCCAGCTTGGAAAGGGTTATCTTTTCGGTAGACAAACGAAACTCCCCCTGCGCCGTGAATCTCTGGCATAGTTCGTCAGAACGAGACGATGTCCCTGCAGCGGTTGGGGCTAGATCAGCGATGTGCTCTACTGTGCCGCGAGCGAAGACGAAATGCCATCGTTTGAGAGCCCCAACTGATTGAACTGCTCTATCCTGGGCACGGTGATGGGAGACGGCGAGACGATCAAAAGATGTGAACTCGGATAGAGGCCAGAGAGCGGGCACTGCTCCCATCGCGTTCCACTTGCCGGGAGATCCCAGCCGCGCAGCCACACCATCGCACCGCGCCACAGCGCAGCCGCCCCGCCCCGCTGCCCCGATCGATGGCTTAACCTGCAAACCCGCAGGGTGATCCGGGTTGATCCAAGGGGTGGTTACTATCTGTCCATCGAGAGGCAAAGCCTGCATCAGAAGTGTCCACCCAGTGCTGCTCGTGCGTCCGGGCCCCCCGAATCGCACAGCAACTGGGATCGAACCAGGCAAACTGGGACTCAGGACAGCCCCGCCTGCCCTCAAAACCCGCCATCATGCCGAGGGGTGGTGAATTACGATCCAGCGAAACGCGAAGGCTGCACAGAGAATGACCAGGGGGTGGATCGCAACTGTCCACCCCACCGTGGTTCGCAGGATCCGAGCCCGAACACGAGCCCAAACCCGGGGTAGGAGCCGAAGCCGAAGCCGATATCAGAGCAGAGCCCGCGCCGCCGCGGCTCCCTTCTGAGAAGTATGTTCTCAGCAACAGTGAGCGTTGGAATGAGGTTGAAATGAAACCGGGCCTCTCGGCCCGGTCCTTATGTAATTGCCAGTCATCCTAACTCACAGCCTACGCCGCGCCAGTACGCCAGGGCATGCCTATCCGCCTACCACTTGTGGCATTTCACGCACTCGTCATCGTTCTCGATCCACTCTGCATGGCAGCCGATGCAGGTATCGTGGGAGATGCTCACCGGTGCTGATCCATTCTCTCCGTGCACCTGCCCACCGTGGCATGCCTGGCAATCAAGCCCAACTCCCTCATGGAGGGTGTGCGGGATCTTCATTGTCTCAGTCTCGCTGATGCTCTTGGCCTTAGGGTGGCACCTCAGGCAGAAACTCTCGTCCGCCTCAACCTTGAGGTCCGGCGTGGCCCCTGACTTCTCCACCCTCTTCATGCGTGCAATATTGAGCATGCCCCGGACCCATCCGCCGACGCCAGGTCCTGTGTGACAATCCCAGCACTCTACGTTCTTGTGGTTTGATTCCTTCCATGACTGCGCATACGGCGCCATCGAGTGGCATGAACCACACGACTCCGACGCCTGCTCACGCCTCGAGGCTGCCACAGCCCCTCCAATTGCTACGACGAGAACGACCAAGATGATAGCCTGCAGCTTACGCGTAGACAACTGACGAACCTCCTTTGTGATGAACGGGCTGCCCCAATTAGTCGGTGTAGAATGCCAGGCTCTGGAGCTCGAGGGTTAGGTCAGATGCATGGACCTTAACATCCTCAGGCGCAGTGAGGTTCACTGGCGCGAAATTGAGCACTGCCTTTATCCCCGCAGCCACGCACTGATCCATCACTGCCTGCGCGTGATCGGCCGGCGCCGCGATCACGATTATCTTGAGCCCAAGCTCGCTGATTCTATCCCTCAATTCATCCACATGAAAGACGGGAACGCCTGACTGCTCAGATCCGATCTTCGAAGGATCCACATCGAATATCGCAGCAATGTGCAGCCTATCTCTGACCACGCTGCCTGAACCGCCGTGGGTGTCAACGTGATAGTGAACGAGCGCCCGCCCCAGGTTTCCGAATCCCACCAGCCCGATATCTGTCCTCTCGCCCAATCGGAGAATATCGTGGAGTTGAGAGATGAGGTATTTCGCATCGTAACCGATGCCCTGTTTGCCGAATTCCCCAAAGAACGTGAGGTCCTTTCTGACCTGCGCCGGGGTTAGCCCTGTCCATTGCCCCAATTCCTGCGATGATACGATGACGTGGTCTCTCCTTGCGTAGTCCTCAGCTGCCCTGAGATAGAGAGGCAATCGCCTCACGACCACATCTGGTATCCTGCTCTTCCTCATTTGCTGCCCCCTGGCCTCTCGCATTTGCCCATAGCTGAGCATTCTAGGTTGTCGGGGTCAACCACCTCTGTCGCCACCGACATGAACGAGGAGGCCCCGACCGATCGGTCGTAAAGATGAACCCCATAGTATCCAAGGGCAAGGAAGAGGAACCCGCCGATAGCCGAGGCCAGTGAATGACCGATTACGAGGCCTGCCCTGCTTGCCGCAGCCGGCCCCAACCCAAGGCCCGCTAGGAACGCAAGCAACGGGACTCCATATGCAAGCCCAGCTGCACGCATCAGCTCGCGGCCGGAAAGCTCCAACGCCACGGTGTCGCCTACATCCGCACCTGCCTCGTTCCTCACGGTCACGGCGTGAGGCGCGTTGTTTCCCAGCTGACATGCGCCACAGCTCTTGCACGCCGTTGGCCGGCTTACCAGCACCTCGACATGATCTCCGTTCAAGCGCTGCACTACCCCATACTGCCTCATGCCGACCCACCAAGCCCCCTCTCACCCTCTGCGATGAAATCCCGGATGAACAGGGCCACCTCGGGAAGGCTCAACGGCACATCTCCAAGAGCGGCCCGAATCTCTCTGGTATCCACGTGAAAAGATCTCTCCCCCCGCACGTGATTATACACGAAATCCACGTTTGGGTTACATACTGCCAGCACACGAAATGTGTCAGCCATGTTGCCCAGAGGCGCGCGGTCGATATGCGAGAGCCCAAACACCGCAGTGACAGTCGCCCCAGCGCCACACGAGCTGTCGATCCCGAGACCGCCGCCGCATCTTTCGGCCGCGGCAGCGAAAAGCGGAACTCCCAGGCCGACAGGGCGAGTAATGCGTGAGGTCACGAACGGGTCTACGATTCTTCGGGCGGTCTCTGGATCCATCCCGGATCCGTCGTCGGTCACACGTATGGTCATGGAGTCTGCTTGGGCATTCTCGATCACGTCGATCTGCACAAGCCCGGCGCCCGCGGAAATCGAATTCTGCACGATATCGAGAATGTGAAGCGATAACTCTCTCATGCTGATCCCCCCGCCACTGAAAACGGCCAACCCCGCTGGAATTGCGCAGCCTTGCCTGCGGCCAGTCTATAGGACCTCCACCCGTCGGCCCCCCACTCCGCGTAAGGCCATGATGATCTCCGACGCCGTAGGCGCCTCAGCCCAGATGAGCGAGGAACCAAGTCCAATCTCGTCCAGGGAGTGAGCATCTGATGAACAGACGAGCGTGCGCCCTACAATGGCAGGGATGTGTGCAAAGGCCTGAGTTCCGCAGGTGTTGCGGGATATCTCGACCGCAGGTATGTCCAGGTGTTCAGGGATGAAACCAAGCTGCCCCAGTATGCTGAATGAGGGCCTGTCTACATGTGCTGGCAAGCAGATCCCGCCGAGCTCTGCAGCGCGGAACGCCACATCGTCCACAGACAGGCGCGTGGGTGCAGCAAGAAGCGCATGTTCCTCCCGGATTTCACCTGTGGCAGCGTCCTGCACCCATTGCTCTCCGAAGATCTCCCTTACATTGACTCCCGGCGCCCTCGCAATCGCCACTTCGCGCTCCCACTCCCCCAACGCCGCCAAGCTCGGGAGCAGCACCAACAGGTGGACGTCTTCCACGGTCGACACTTCCATGCCCGCGATTACGGTGAGCACGGATCGGCAGGGGTTCGCATTCACATCCGCCGCCGCAGCTTCCGCCGCCGCCTCCGCGTTCGCTTCTGCAATCGCCCGGGCCACGTTGCCGCCAGTGTTGTGGTCGGTGATGGCAACGACATCGATCCCCACCTCGCGGCATCTCCTCACGATGCTGCCCGGGCTCATCTCCCGGGAGGCGCACGGCGAAAGGAAGGTGTGTACATGCAGATCCGCCGCGAAG
The Clostridia bacterium genome window above contains:
- a CDS encoding SoxR reducing system RseC family protein, with amino-acid sequence MRQYGVVQRLNGDHVEVLVSRPTACKSCGACQLGNNAPHAVTVRNEAGADVGDTVALELSGRELMRAAGLAYGVPLLAFLAGLGLGPAAASRAGLVIGHSLASAIGGFLFLALGYYGVHLYDRSVGASSFMSVATEVVDPDNLECSAMGKCERPGGSK
- a CDS encoding NapC/NirT family cytochrome c: MSTRKLQAIILVVLVVAIGGAVAASRREQASESCGSCHSMAPYAQSWKESNHKNVECWDCHTGPGVGGWVRGMLNIARMKRVEKSGATPDLKVEADESFCLRCHPKAKSISETETMKIPHTLHEGVGLDCQACHGGQVHGENGSAPVSISHDTCIGCHAEWIENDDECVKCHKW
- a CDS encoding ATP-binding protein; protein product: MRELSLHILDIVQNSISAGAGLVQIDVIENAQADSMTIRVTDDGSGMDPETARRIVDPFVTSRITRPVGLGVPLFAAAAERCGGGLGIDSSCGAGATVTAVFGLSHIDRAPLGNMADTFRVLAVCNPNVDFVYNHVRGERSFHVDTREIRAALGDVPLSLPEVALFIRDFIAEGERGLGGSA
- a CDS encoding redox-sensing transcriptional repressor Rex; this translates as MRKSRIPDVVVRRLPLYLRAAEDYARRDHVIVSSQELGQWTGLTPAQVRKDLTFFGEFGKQGIGYDAKYLISQLHDILRLGERTDIGLVGFGNLGRALVHYHVDTHGGSGSVVRDRLHIAAIFDVDPSKIGSEQSGVPVFHVDELRDRISELGLKIIVIAAPADHAQAVMDQCVAAGIKAVLNFAPVNLTAPEDVKVHASDLTLELQSLAFYTD
- a CDS encoding PHP domain-containing protein — its product is MPRAFAADLHVHTFLSPCASREMSPGSIVRRCREVGIDVVAITDHNTGGNVARAIAEANAEAAAEAAAADVNANPCRSVLTVIAGMEVSTVEDVHLLVLLPSLAALGEWEREVAIARAPGVNVREIFGEQWVQDAATGEIREEHALLAAPTRLSVDDVAFRAAELGGICLPAHVDRPSFSILGQLGFIPEHLDIPAVEISRNTCGTQAFAHIPAIVGRTLVCSSDAHSLDEIGLGSSLIWAEAPTASEIIMALRGVGGRRVEVL